A genome region from Bacteroides stercoris ATCC 43183 includes the following:
- the aroQ gene encoding type II 3-dehydroquinate dehydratase, whose product MRIQIINGPNINLLGKREPSIYGSVTFEDYLAGLREKYADVQIDYFQSNIEGELIDKIQQVGFDADGIILNAGAYTHTSIALQDAIRSVTAPVIEVHISNVHARESFRHVSMIACACRGVICGFGLNSYRLALEALKELLI is encoded by the coding sequence ATGAGAATACAGATTATTAACGGCCCCAATATAAATCTGTTGGGTAAACGCGAACCTTCCATTTATGGCAGTGTTACTTTTGAAGACTACCTTGCCGGACTCCGCGAGAAGTATGCGGATGTACAGATAGACTATTTCCAATCCAACATCGAAGGAGAGTTGATAGACAAGATACAGCAGGTGGGTTTTGATGCGGACGGCATCATCCTGAATGCGGGGGCCTATACCCATACGTCCATTGCCCTGCAAGATGCGATCCGGTCGGTCACTGCTCCGGTGATTGAGGTTCATATCTCCAATGTGCATGCCCGGGAGTCGTTTCGCCACGTATCCATGATAGCTTGTGCCTGCCGGGGTGTTATTTGCGGCTTTGGGCTGAACTCCTACCGTCTGGCATTGGAAGCGTTAAAGGAATTATTAATATAA
- the xerD gene encoding site-specific tyrosine recombinase XerD, protein MKVEENLTNKEKRAVIIRKYQQYLKLEKALSPNTLDAYMTDLQKLLHFLEGENIEIPDVTPDDLQRFAAGLHDIGIHPRSQARILSGIKSFFHFLVIADYQEADPSELLEGPKIGFRLPEVLTVEEIDRIISTVDMEKKEGQRNRAILETLYSCGLRVSELCNLKISDLYFEEGFIKVEGKGGKQRLVPISPRAIKEIKYWFADRNLGKIKKGYEDYVFLARWGNNISRIMVFHMIKELAEKAGITKNISPHTFRHSFATHLLEGGANLRAIQCMLGHESIATTEIYTHIDRNRLRSEIIEHHPRNIKYRKEHGVY, encoded by the coding sequence ATGAAAGTAGAAGAGAATTTGACGAATAAGGAAAAACGAGCGGTGATAATCAGAAAGTATCAGCAATATCTCAAGCTGGAGAAAGCGCTTTCGCCCAATACGCTCGATGCCTATATGACGGACCTACAGAAACTTCTGCACTTTCTGGAAGGAGAGAATATAGAAATTCCGGACGTAACACCGGATGATTTGCAACGCTTTGCCGCAGGACTCCACGACATCGGTATCCATCCCCGTTCCCAAGCCCGGATACTCTCCGGAATCAAATCGTTCTTCCACTTTCTGGTGATTGCCGACTATCAGGAAGCCGACCCGAGCGAGCTGCTGGAAGGTCCCAAAATCGGGTTCAGGCTACCGGAAGTGCTCACCGTTGAAGAAATCGACAGAATCATTTCCACCGTAGACATGGAGAAGAAAGAGGGACAACGCAACCGGGCTATTCTAGAGACACTGTACAGTTGCGGGTTACGCGTGTCGGAACTGTGTAACCTGAAAATCTCCGACCTCTATTTTGAGGAAGGGTTTATTAAGGTAGAAGGCAAAGGCGGCAAACAGCGTTTAGTACCTATCTCGCCTCGTGCAATCAAGGAGATAAAGTATTGGTTTGCAGACCGCAACCTGGGAAAAATAAAGAAAGGATACGAGGATTACGTATTTCTGGCACGATGGGGTAATAATATCTCCCGCATCATGGTGTTTCACATGATAAAAGAGCTGGCAGAAAAAGCCGGCATCACCAAGAATATCAGTCCGCATACGTTCCGCCACTCCTTCGCCACCCATCTGCTGGAAGGCGGCGCCAATCTGCGGGCCATCCAGTGCATGTTGGGACATGAATCCATCGCCACCACTGAAATCTATACACATATCGACCGGAACAGACTCCGAAGTGAAATTATCGAGCATCATCCCCGCAATATTAAATACAGGAAAGAGCATGGCGTTTATTAA
- a CDS encoding tetratricopeptide repeat protein: MTKKLYLPLLVALVAVLTSCSSKMGELSSDYFTVTPQVLEAVGGKVPATINGKFPEKYFKKKAVVEVTPVLRWEGGEAKGQPAVFQGEKVEGNDQTISYKAGGSYTMKTSFDYVPEMAKSELYLEFKAKVGKKEVTIPAVKVADGVISTSELVGQTLGSANPANGDDAFQRVIKEKYDANIMFLIQQANIRSSELKTAKAFNEEVKNINEAANKKISNIEISAYASPDGGVELNTGLAENRQNNTAKVINKDLKKSKIEAAVDTKYTAQDWEGFQELVSKSNIQDKELILRVLSMYSDPEQREQEIKNISSVYSTLAEEILPQLRRSRLTLNYDVIGKSDEEIASLADSDAKQLNIEELLYAATLTNDPAKQEAIFTKATQIYPNDYRAYNNLGKLAYQAGDLDKAEGYLKKSLSIKDSAEANMNMGLVALRKGDKAAAETYLGKASGTKELNEALGNLYIAQGQYDRAVNAFGDTKTNSAALAQILAKDYNKAKSTLSSIAKPDAYTDYLMAVVGARTNNSSMVMDNLKKAVAKDSSLAKKAASDLEFSKYFTNADFMNIIK, encoded by the coding sequence ATGACTAAAAAATTGTATCTGCCTTTGTTAGTGGCACTTGTTGCTGTTTTGACATCATGCAGCAGCAAAATGGGTGAACTGTCTTCTGACTATTTCACAGTGACTCCGCAAGTATTGGAAGCCGTAGGCGGTAAGGTACCTGCTACAATTAACGGTAAATTCCCTGAAAAGTATTTCAAGAAAAAAGCTGTAGTGGAAGTTACTCCGGTTTTGAGATGGGAAGGCGGCGAAGCTAAAGGTCAGCCTGCCGTATTCCAGGGTGAAAAAGTAGAAGGCAACGACCAGACTATCTCTTACAAGGCTGGTGGTAGCTACACAATGAAGACTTCTTTCGACTATGTTCCCGAAATGGCTAAGTCTGAATTGTACTTGGAATTCAAAGCTAAAGTTGGAAAGAAAGAAGTTACTATCCCTGCTGTAAAAGTAGCCGACGGTGTTATCTCTACTTCCGAACTGGTTGGCCAGACTTTGGGCAGCGCTAATCCTGCTAACGGTGACGACGCTTTCCAACGCGTAATCAAAGAAAAATATGATGCAAACATCATGTTCTTGATCCAACAGGCTAACATCCGTTCAAGCGAGTTGAAAACTGCCAAAGCATTCAACGAAGAAGTTAAGAACATCAACGAAGCTGCCAACAAGAAGATCAGCAACATCGAAATCTCTGCATACGCTTCTCCCGATGGTGGCGTTGAGCTGAATACTGGTCTGGCTGAAAACCGTCAGAACAATACAGCCAAAGTTATCAACAAGGATTTGAAGAAGAGCAAAATCGAAGCAGCTGTAGATACTAAATATACTGCACAGGACTGGGAAGGTTTCCAGGAACTGGTCAGCAAATCCAACATCCAGGACAAAGAGTTGATTCTCCGCGTTTTGTCAATGTACTCTGATCCTGAACAAAGAGAACAGGAAATCAAGAATATCTCTTCTGTATACAGCACTTTGGCAGAAGAAATCCTTCCGCAACTGCGTCGTTCTCGTCTGACTTTGAACTATGACGTAATCGGTAAGTCTGACGAAGAAATCGCATCTTTGGCTGACAGCGATGCTAAGCAACTGAACATCGAAGAACTGCTGTATGCAGCTACTCTGACTAACGATCCTGCTAAGCAAGAAGCTATCTTCACCAAAGCTACTCAAATCTACCCGAACGACTACCGTGCATACAACAACCTCGGTAAGTTAGCTTACCAAGCCGGTGATTTGGACAAGGCTGAAGGCTACCTGAAGAAATCTCTTTCTATCAAGGATTCTGCTGAAGCTAACATGAACATGGGTCTCGTAGCTTTGAGAAAAGGCGACAAGGCAGCAGCTGAAACTTACCTGGGCAAAGCTTCCGGTACTAAGGAACTGAACGAAGCTCTGGGTAACCTGTACATCGCTCAAGGTCAATATGACAGAGCCGTTAACGCATTTGGCGACACTAAGACCAACAGTGCAGCTTTGGCACAAATCCTGGCTAAGGACTACAACAAGGCTAAGAGCACATTGTCAAGCATCGCTAAACCGGACGCTTACACTGACTACCTGATGGCTGTTGTAGGTGCAAGAACCAACAACTCTTCTATGGTTATGGACAACCTGAAGAAAGCTGTTGCCAAAGATTCTTCACTGGCTAAGAAAGCTGCTTCTGACTTGGAATTCTCCAAATACTTCACGAATGCAGACTTCATGAATATCATCAAATAA
- a CDS encoding TlpA disulfide reductase family protein, with protein MKNIYLAYFLIIMLSACGGKSSDTVSLSGEIKGLGNDTLYIYGADEMYDRMDTLPVENGKFSKTLSPDTLVAAWLLFSDGSRYPFFMDKGDKIHIKGSAAELNSMEITGNPHNEELTAFRKELKGLGKPSEKVLEEKAGKFINEHHSSLASIYLLDKYFAQKEKPDYTLIKQLTEHMTGELKDRPYIDGLLDRIQEEEKAATGKTAAYFRLPNAEGKQITRSNFKDQYLLIHFWASWNTVSRDSNAVYRRIYRKGQKNKKFALLGISLDLNKDNWKKAIETDTLKWEQACDLSGWETGVVKQLAIRTLPANVLLSPSGRIEGKNLSEAAIEKKLKDIEEQEKKEKEKKREIENERKKKR; from the coding sequence ATGAAGAATATTTATCTTGCATATTTCCTGATTATCATGCTATCCGCTTGCGGTGGCAAAAGCTCCGACACAGTCAGTCTGAGCGGAGAAATCAAAGGTTTGGGAAATGACACCTTATATATATACGGTGCAGACGAAATGTACGACCGCATGGATACCCTGCCCGTTGAGAACGGCAAATTCTCGAAAACACTCTCTCCGGATACCTTGGTAGCTGCATGGCTGTTGTTCAGCGACGGCAGCCGATACCCTTTCTTCATGGATAAAGGTGACAAAATACACATAAAAGGCTCTGCTGCCGAACTAAACAGTATGGAAATAACCGGCAACCCACACAATGAAGAGTTGACCGCCTTCCGGAAAGAGCTGAAAGGATTGGGCAAACCGTCTGAAAAAGTCCTGGAAGAGAAAGCCGGCAAATTTATCAATGAGCATCATTCCTCTTTAGCGAGTATCTACCTGCTTGACAAGTACTTCGCACAAAAAGAAAAGCCGGATTATACCCTAATCAAACAACTGACCGAGCACATGACGGGAGAACTGAAAGACCGTCCCTATATCGACGGGCTGCTCGACCGCATCCAGGAAGAAGAAAAGGCTGCGACCGGAAAGACTGCCGCCTACTTCCGCCTGCCCAACGCCGAAGGGAAGCAGATAACCCGTTCGAACTTCAAAGACCAATACCTGCTAATACACTTCTGGGCTTCCTGGAATACCGTGAGCCGCGACAGCAATGCTGTTTACCGCAGAATCTACAGGAAAGGACAAAAGAACAAGAAATTCGCGCTTTTAGGAATTTCTTTAGACCTCAACAAAGACAATTGGAAAAAGGCTATCGAAACAGATACCCTGAAATGGGAGCAAGCATGCGACCTTTCCGGCTGGGAGACCGGAGTTGTAAAGCAACTTGCCATAAGAACCCTGCCTGCCAATGTACTGCTCAGCCCTTCCGGAAGGATTGAAGGAAAGAACCTGAGTGAAGCGGCTATCGAAAAGAAGCTGAAAGACATAGAAGAACAAGAGAAGAAAGAAAAAGAAAAGAAGAGGGAAATAGAGAACGAAAGGAAAAAGAAACGATAA
- a CDS encoding YifB family Mg chelatase-like AAA ATPase — translation MLIKVFGAAVQGIDATLITIEVNSSRGCMFYLVGLPDSAVKESHQRIISALQVNGYRMPTSNIVINMAPADIRKEGAAYDLPLAIGMLGASEVIKPDKLSRYLLMGELSLDGSLQPIKGALPIAIKARELGFEGIIIPRQNTREAAVVNNLKVYGAKNLKEVIEFFNDKQELELVHVDTRKEFYTRQNDFDLDFSDVKGQENVKRALEVAAAGGHNILLIGAPGSGKSMLAKRLPSILPPLTLGESLETTKIHSVAGKLEQESGLISKRPFRAPHHTISTVAMTGGGSFPQPGEISLAHNGVLFLDELPEFNRNVLEVLRQPLEDREISISRIKCNVKYPASLILAASMNPCPCGYYNHPTKACVCSPGQVQKYLNRISGPLLDRIDLQIEVIPVPFEKMSDARPGESSTLIRERVVRARQTQSERYAEIPGVYCNAQMNSKLLARYARPDDKGLALLKTAMNRFNLSARAYDRILKVSRTIADLEGCELIQPSHLAEAIGYRNLDREDWAG, via the coding sequence ATGCTCATCAAAGTTTTTGGAGCGGCTGTTCAAGGTATTGATGCAACCCTCATCACTATCGAAGTCAACAGCTCCAGAGGCTGTATGTTCTATCTCGTCGGCTTGCCGGACTCTGCTGTCAAGGAAAGCCACCAACGCATCATTTCCGCACTGCAAGTAAACGGTTACCGGATGCCTACCAGCAATATCGTCATCAACATGGCACCGGCTGATATCCGCAAAGAAGGCGCCGCCTACGACCTGCCGTTGGCTATCGGCATGTTAGGTGCCAGCGAAGTAATCAAACCGGACAAGTTGAGCCGCTATCTGTTAATGGGAGAACTAAGTCTCGACGGCAGCCTGCAACCCATTAAAGGCGCACTGCCCATTGCCATAAAAGCCAGAGAACTCGGTTTTGAAGGAATCATCATACCCAGACAGAATACACGGGAAGCCGCTGTTGTAAATAACCTGAAAGTTTACGGAGCAAAGAACCTGAAAGAGGTCATCGAGTTCTTCAACGACAAACAGGAACTGGAGCTGGTACATGTCGACACCCGTAAAGAGTTCTATACCCGGCAGAATGACTTTGATCTGGATTTCTCCGACGTGAAAGGACAGGAAAACGTAAAACGCGCGTTAGAGGTAGCGGCTGCAGGCGGACATAATATTCTACTGATAGGTGCTCCCGGCAGCGGAAAATCCATGCTTGCCAAGCGCCTTCCCTCTATCCTCCCCCCGTTAACATTGGGCGAAAGCCTTGAAACCACCAAGATACACTCTGTTGCAGGGAAGCTGGAACAGGAAAGCGGACTTATCTCCAAACGACCGTTCCGCGCTCCTCACCACACAATTTCTACTGTAGCCATGACAGGAGGCGGCAGTTTCCCACAACCGGGAGAAATCAGCCTGGCACACAACGGAGTCTTATTCCTCGATGAGTTGCCGGAGTTCAATCGAAATGTACTTGAAGTACTGCGCCAGCCGCTGGAAGACCGGGAAATCAGCATTTCCCGAATTAAATGCAATGTCAAATATCCGGCCAGCCTGATTCTCGCAGCATCCATGAACCCCTGCCCTTGCGGATACTACAACCATCCTACCAAAGCCTGCGTATGCAGCCCGGGGCAAGTACAGAAATACCTGAACCGCATTTCGGGACCTTTGCTCGACCGTATCGACCTGCAAATCGAAGTCATCCCCGTTCCCTTTGAGAAGATGTCGGATGCACGTCCCGGTGAATCGAGCACCCTCATTCGGGAACGCGTAGTACGCGCACGTCAGACCCAATCCGAAAGATATGCCGAAATTCCCGGTGTATATTGCAATGCACAGATGAACAGCAAATTACTTGCCCGTTATGCCCGTCCCGATGATAAAGGGCTGGCACTGCTGAAAACGGCCATGAACCGCTTCAACCTCTCGGCACGCGCCTACGACCGCATCTTAAAAGTCTCACGTACCATCGCCGATCTTGAGGGCTGCGAACTGATACAGCCCTCGCATTTGGCAGAAGCAATCGGATACAGAAACCTGGACAGGGAAGATTGGGCCGGATAG
- a CDS encoding radical SAM-associated putative lipoprotein, producing MKREKEQWLRIFNGVMFGALILLGFAYCDENSMGAGSENCTSYAKYEFRGKVLGESRQVVPDARILVKHIASPADGSYGYAVLSDTVYTKENGEYLYQNTITGYQDFRIICEDLTGVYQTDSVDIKMNPKGGNGRYEGKDDREVVFKLKKRAI from the coding sequence ATGAAGAGAGAAAAAGAACAATGGCTTAGAATTTTCAACGGCGTGATGTTCGGTGCATTGATTTTATTGGGGTTCGCATATTGCGATGAAAACAGTATGGGGGCAGGAAGTGAGAATTGTACTTCTTATGCCAAATATGAATTCAGAGGTAAAGTACTGGGAGAGAGCCGGCAGGTTGTGCCCGATGCCAGAATTCTGGTAAAGCATATAGCTTCTCCTGCCGACGGTTCATATGGCTATGCTGTTTTATCCGATACGGTTTATACCAAAGAAAACGGAGAGTATCTTTATCAGAATACCATAACCGGTTATCAGGACTTCCGTATTATCTGTGAGGACCTTACCGGGGTTTACCAGACCGATTCTGTGGATATAAAGATGAATCCGAAAGGTGGAAACGGCAGGTATGAAGGTAAAGATGACAGAGAGGTAGTCTTTAAACTGAAAAAGAGGGCTATATAA
- a CDS encoding acetate--CoA ligase family protein, which yields MITNQLLRPASIVVVGASNNVHKPGGAILRNLINGGYTGELRAVNPKEAEVQGVTAYADVKDIPDTDLAILAIPASFCPDAVELLAAEKQVRAFIILSAGFGEETHEGALLEDRILETVNKYGASLIGPNCIGLMNTWHHSVFSQPIPNLNPQGVDLISSSGATAVFILESAVTKGLQFNSVWSVGNAKQIGVEDVLQYMDEHFDAENDSRIKLLYIESIGDPDRLLFHASSLIRKGCKIAAIKSGSSESGSRAASSHTGAIASSDSAVEALFRKAGIVRCYSREELTTVGCIFTLPELKGKNFAIITHAGGPGVMLTDALSKGGLNVPKLEGELAEELKSKLFPGAAVGNPIDILATGTPEHLRLCLEYCEEKFDNVDAVMAIFGTPGLVTMFEMYDVLHEKMQACRKPIFPILPSINTAGAEVAAFLAKGHVNFADEVTLGTALSRIMNASKPANNEIELFGVDVPRIRRIIDSIPENGYIEPHYVQALLHSAGIPVVEEFVSANKEEVLAFARRAGFPVVAKVVGPVHKSDVGGVVLNIKSEQHLALEFERMMQIPEVTGIMVQPMLKGTELFIGAKYEEKFGHVVLCGLGGIFVEVLKDVSSGLAPLSYEEAYSMIHSLRAYKIIKGTRGQKGVNEDRFAEIIVRLSTLLRFATEIKEMDINPLLATEKYVIAVDARIRIEKN from the coding sequence ATGATAACAAACCAATTGCTGCGTCCTGCCAGTATTGTGGTGGTGGGAGCTTCCAACAATGTACATAAACCCGGTGGAGCTATTTTGAGAAATCTGATTAATGGCGGTTATACCGGAGAACTGCGTGCCGTCAATCCGAAAGAAGCAGAAGTACAGGGCGTTACAGCGTATGCTGATGTAAAGGATATTCCGGATACGGACTTGGCAATACTTGCCATACCGGCATCTTTTTGTCCGGATGCGGTAGAATTGCTTGCTGCGGAAAAGCAGGTACGTGCGTTCATCATTCTCTCTGCAGGTTTCGGAGAGGAAACGCATGAAGGGGCGTTGTTGGAAGACCGTATTCTGGAAACAGTGAATAAGTACGGCGCTTCGTTGATAGGTCCCAATTGTATCGGGCTGATGAATACGTGGCATCATAGCGTGTTCAGCCAGCCTATTCCCAATTTGAACCCGCAGGGTGTTGATTTGATTTCCAGTTCCGGGGCCACTGCGGTGTTTATTCTGGAGAGCGCGGTAACTAAAGGCTTGCAGTTCAATTCCGTATGGTCTGTGGGCAATGCCAAACAGATTGGAGTGGAAGATGTGCTGCAATATATGGACGAGCATTTCGATGCTGAAAACGATTCCAGGATAAAACTGCTTTATATAGAAAGTATAGGCGACCCTGACAGATTGCTGTTCCATGCTTCTTCTCTGATAAGAAAAGGATGTAAGATTGCGGCTATCAAGTCGGGAAGCAGTGAGAGTGGCAGCCGTGCGGCATCCTCGCATACGGGAGCTATCGCCAGTTCCGATTCGGCGGTGGAGGCTTTGTTCCGTAAAGCAGGTATCGTACGTTGCTACTCCCGTGAAGAGCTGACTACGGTAGGATGTATCTTCACTTTGCCGGAACTGAAAGGAAAGAATTTTGCCATTATCACCCATGCCGGCGGACCGGGGGTGATGTTGACCGATGCCTTGAGCAAGGGCGGACTGAATGTGCCGAAGCTGGAAGGTGAGCTTGCCGAAGAGCTGAAAAGCAAGCTTTTTCCGGGAGCTGCTGTTGGTAATCCAATAGATATTTTAGCTACGGGTACGCCTGAGCATCTGCGGCTTTGTTTGGAATATTGCGAAGAGAAGTTTGATAATGTGGATGCGGTAATGGCTATTTTCGGTACACCGGGATTGGTCACCATGTTCGAAATGTACGATGTGCTGCATGAGAAGATGCAGGCTTGCAGGAAACCGATATTCCCTATTCTCCCGTCCATTAATACGGCAGGAGCCGAAGTGGCCGCTTTTCTTGCCAAAGGTCACGTGAACTTTGCCGATGAAGTGACGTTGGGTACGGCTTTATCGCGCATTATGAATGCCTCGAAACCGGCAAATAATGAAATAGAGCTGTTTGGCGTGGATGTTCCGCGCATCCGCCGCATCATTGATTCCATCCCCGAAAACGGTTATATAGAACCGCATTACGTGCAGGCTTTGCTGCATTCTGCCGGTATTCCTGTAGTGGAGGAGTTTGTGTCTGCAAACAAGGAAGAGGTGCTTGCATTTGCCCGTCGTGCCGGATTCCCGGTAGTGGCAAAGGTGGTGGGGCCTGTGCATAAATCCGATGTAGGCGGTGTGGTACTGAATATAAAGAGTGAACAGCATCTGGCGTTGGAGTTTGAACGGATGATGCAGATTCCGGAAGTAACGGGTATCATGGTGCAGCCTATGTTGAAAGGAACGGAACTGTTTATCGGAGCCAAGTATGAGGAGAAATTCGGGCATGTAGTGCTTTGCGGCTTGGGCGGTATCTTTGTGGAGGTGCTGAAAGACGTATCCTCCGGTCTGGCTCCTTTGTCTTATGAGGAGGCTTATTCGATGATTCATTCGTTGCGCGCCTATAAGATAATAAAAGGCACGCGCGGGCAGAAAGGGGTGAATGAGGACAGGTTTGCCGAAATTATTGTCCGCTTGTCCACTTTGCTGCGCTTTGCTACGGAAATTAAGGAAATGGATATCAATCCGTTGTTGGCCACGGAAAAGTACGTAATAGCAGTGGATGCCCGCATCAGAATAGAAAAGAACTGA